The genomic interval CACGCTTCGAGACCCGGAATCTACCGAGTCCGCTTCGGGCATACCCCGGGTTTGACGGACATAACCGAAGTGCCGGAGCGCTAGCCTTTCCTTATGAGCGAGGACACCCTCTGATGGAACCCATCGAGATCAACGCCGGCAGCTGGTATCTGCGCGCCCTGCGGGCCGATGAACGCATCGACGACCGCCCCGCCCTCGCCGCCGGCGGCATCACCGACCCCGACTACGTCACCCGCCGAGCCGCCCAGTGGGACAAGGAAATCCACTTCTCCTGGGCGGTCTGCGAACCCACCACGGCCGAGATGGTCGCCGAGATCGGTGTCACCCCCACCGCCGACGGCGAAGCCGAACTCACCGGCTGGGCACGCCCGGGCTATGACGAAGCCCTCGAAGCGGGCCTCACCACCGTCCGCCGCTTCGCCGAGGGCGCTTTGGGCCTGCGAATCGCGTGAGGTCAGAGGGTGTACAGCACCCGGTCCACTCCGTCCACCGCGGCGTCCAGGTCCGCGATGCCCACGGTGAGCGGCGGCCGGAAGCGGATACCGCGCTCGCCGGTGCCGAGGATGAGCACATGCTCGCGCTCCCGCAGCGCGGTCAGCGTCTCGTCCCGCAACTCCGTCGACGCCAGCGTGATCGCGCACATCAATCCGCGCCCGCGCGGCTCGGTGACCCGTGGATGCGCCGCCGCGAGCTCTTCCAACCGCCGCAGCAGATGCGCGCCCAGCTCCCGCGACCGCTCCACCAGCCGATCCTGTTCCAGCACTTCGAGAATCCGCCGGGTGCGCACCATGTCGGTGAGGTTGCCGCCCCAGGTGGAGTTGATCCGTGAGCTGACCGCGAACACATTGTCGGCCACCTCGTCGACGCGGCCACCGGCCATCACGCCGCAGACCTGGGTCTTCTTGCCGAAGGCGACGACATCGGGTGCCAGCCCCAATTGCTGGTAGGCCCAGGTGCTCCCGGTCATGCCGACCCCGGTCTGCACCTCGTCGAGGATGAACAGCGCGTCGTTCTCGTGGCACAGCTGCTGCATCGCCCGCAGGAATTCCGGCCGCATATGCCGGTCTCCGCCCTCGCCCTGGATCGGCTCGGCGATGAAACACGCTATGTCGTGCGGGTTTTCGGCGAACGCGCGACGCGCCTGCACCAGCGCATGGGCTTCGGCCGACTCGATCTCCCGGCCGTCGGTCAGGTAGGGGGTCTTGATGCGCGGCCAATCGAACTTCGGGAAGCGGGCCGTCTTCACCGGATCGGTGTTGGTCAGCGACATGGTGTAGCCGGTGCGGCCGTGGAACGCGCCCGTCAGATGCAGCACCTTGGTGCCGAGTTCGGCTGGGCGGCCACAACTTTCGTTGTGCCTGCTCTTCCAGTCGAAGGCGATCTTGAGCGCGTTCTCCACCGCCAGGCCACCGCCGTCGATGAAGAACAGGTGCGGCAGCCGCGGATCACCCAGCACGCGCGCGAAAGTGTCCACGAAGCGGGCCATTTCGACGGTGTAGATGTCGGAGTTGCTGGGTTTGTTCAGGGCGGCGGTGGCCAGTTCGGCCCGGAACTCGGCATCGTCGGCCAGGGCAGGATGGTTCATGCCGAGCGCGTTCGAGGCGAAGAAGCCGAACATGTCCAGATAGGTGGTGCCGTCGAGTTCGTCGACGAGGCGGCAGCCGCGCGAATTCGCCAGATCGAGCACCAGGTCGAAGCCGTCGGCGAGGATGTGCGACGACAAGATCTCATGTACCCGGGTAGCGGGGGTGACCGCACCTCGGGTTTGCTCCATTTCGAGGGTCACACCGGTAGCGTACGTAAAAAATCCGTCAGGATCTAGAACATTCCGGACTTATTACCGCAAACGGCTACCTGTCGTAGAATGTCTGCAGAATGATGGTGCTTCGAGTTCTGACGTTGGCGGTCGCCCTGATCTCCTGCAGCAGTTGCTCCAAGTGCCGCGGTGAGGCCACCCGCACCAGCAACACGTAGCTCTCGTCGCCCGCGACGGAGTGGCATGCCTCGATCCCCGGGATATGTTGCAGGACGGCGGGCGCGTCATCGGGCTGCGACGGGTCGAGAGGAGTGATCGCGACAAATGCCGAAAGCAACTGCCCCAGTGCTTCCGGATCGACATGCGCGCTGTAACCGCGAATCACCCCGCGCGCCTCTAGTCGCCGCACCCGCGACTGCACCGCGGACACCGACAGACTGGCCTTCTCGGCCAGGTTCGACAGGGTGGCCCGGCCATCGGCCATCAGTTCACGAATCAGCAGACGATCAGTGTCATCGAGTACGGGTCTTGCCGGTGTATCCGCCATCAGGGAAGGCTAACCCGGCGGGCGCGACTCGGGGCACGAAAAGACGACTGCCCGACAGAAGGCTACAGCGGAGCAAACGATGACAAACACCATCGGTGATCAGCTCACCAAGGAACTCTCCGAGCGCGCGGCGGCACTGCTGCGTGGATTCGGCGCCGAAATCCCCGCCCCGGGCGAGTTGACCGCGCGCACGCCGATCACCGGCGGCACGCTGCTGACGCTGCCGGCCGATCGACTGGACGCCGTCGATGCCGCAATTTCGCGCGCCGCCAACGCCTTTCGGACATGGCGCACGGTACCCGCGCCGGTGCGGGCGGCTCTGGTGCGCCGGCTCGCCGAACTGCTCACCGAGCACAAGACCGAACTCGGCGAACTGGTCACGCTGGAGGCGGGCAAGATCGGGCCGGAGGCAGTCGGCGAAGTGCAGGAAATGATCGACATCTGCGAATTCGCCCTCGGCTTGTCGCGTCAGCTGTACGGCTACACCATGCCCTCGGAGCGCCCGGGACACCGGCTGATGGAGACCTGGCATCCCCTCGGCGTGGTCGGGGTGATCTCGGCGTTCAACTTCCCGGTCGCGGTGTGGGCCTGGAATACCGCGTTGGCGCTGGTCTGCGGCGATACCGTGGTGTG from Nocardia goodfellowii carries:
- the lat gene encoding L-lysine 6-transaminase, whose product is MEQTRGAVTPATRVHEILSSHILADGFDLVLDLANSRGCRLVDELDGTTYLDMFGFFASNALGMNHPALADDAEFRAELATAALNKPSNSDIYTVEMARFVDTFARVLGDPRLPHLFFIDGGGLAVENALKIAFDWKSRHNESCGRPAELGTKVLHLTGAFHGRTGYTMSLTNTDPVKTARFPKFDWPRIKTPYLTDGREIESAEAHALVQARRAFAENPHDIACFIAEPIQGEGGDRHMRPEFLRAMQQLCHENDALFILDEVQTGVGMTGSTWAYQQLGLAPDVVAFGKKTQVCGVMAGGRVDEVADNVFAVSSRINSTWGGNLTDMVRTRRILEVLEQDRLVERSRELGAHLLRRLEELAAAHPRVTEPRGRGLMCAITLASTELRDETLTALREREHVLILGTGERGIRFRPPLTVGIADLDAAVDGVDRVLYTL
- a CDS encoding Lrp/AsnC family transcriptional regulator, with protein sequence MADTPARPVLDDTDRLLIRELMADGRATLSNLAEKASLSVSAVQSRVRRLEARGVIRGYSAHVDPEALGQLLSAFVAITPLDPSQPDDAPAVLQHIPGIEACHSVAGDESYVLLVRVASPRHLEQLLQEIRATANVRTRSTIILQTFYDR